From Chloracidobacterium sp. N, the proteins below share one genomic window:
- the efp gene encoding elongation factor P, which translates to MLSTSDFKRGAYILVDGEPYTVLDWTVQTPSARGAATLVRTRVRHVLTQAVLEKTFKSGDKFDEPDIDQREVQFLYESGGEYVFLDQETYEQYTLPASAMERLTPYLTENAQLKALFYEGNLVSVELPQFMEFEVVETEPGARGDTAAGKVTKPARISTGASVKVPLYIEVGERIVVDTTTGEFARRAKS; encoded by the coding sequence ATGCTTTCAACATCTGACTTCAAACGCGGGGCCTACATTCTGGTGGATGGCGAACCCTACACCGTCCTGGACTGGACGGTTCAGACGCCCTCGGCGCGGGGCGCGGCAACGCTTGTCCGCACGCGCGTGCGCCACGTTCTGACCCAGGCCGTCCTGGAAAAAACCTTCAAATCGGGTGACAAATTCGATGAACCCGACATTGACCAGCGGGAAGTGCAGTTTTTGTACGAATCTGGCGGCGAGTATGTCTTTCTTGACCAGGAAACCTATGAGCAGTACACCCTGCCGGCTTCGGCGATGGAGCGGCTGACGCCCTATCTGACCGAAAACGCGCAGCTCAAGGCGCTGTTTTACGAAGGCAATCTGGTCAGTGTGGAACTGCCGCAGTTTATGGAGTTTGAGGTTGTGGAAACCGAACCCGGCGCGCGCGGCGACACGGCCGCCGGCAAGGTGACGAAACCGGCGCGCATCAGCACCGGCGCGAGCGTCAAAGTGCCGCTGTATATCGAAGTCGGAGAACGTATCGTCGTGGATACCACGACCGGCGAGTTTGCCCGCCGCGCCAAATCCTGA